The Streptomyces venezuelae genomic interval GGCCGTCGCCGGTGACATCGGATCCGGCCGCCAGCTGGTTGTAGATGCCCCAGCCGCCGCCGATCCGGGTGCGCGGGGCGAAGGGCGTCTTGTGGCCGCTCTTGCCCTGGTAGAGCCACAGGACGCCGCTCTTGTCACGGGCGACGGTGTCGCCGGCGCGGGTCCCGCCCAGGTCGCCGGCGGCGAGGATCCGGTCGTACGTGTTCCAGCCGCCGCCGATCGGGAGCTCGTAGGGCGACTCGTACGCGTCGAGGCTCCATATCTGCCGGATGTCGTACGACGAGAGAGTGCCGTCCCAGTGGCGGGCGAGGACGTCGGGGGAGCCGTTGTCGTCGAAGTCGTGCGGCCGCGGGGCGCGGGAGAGGGTGAAGGAGCCCTTGCGCTCGACTGGCAGGCCGACGCCGTTGGCGGGCGTGGCCGTCATCGTCCAGGTGTAGGCACCGTTGAACGCAGGAAGGCCATCCTTGTACAACCCGTCCCAGGTGAGGGAGTGGGCGGTGACACTGTCGCGCGGCTCCTGGGCGATCTTGACGGTCCGGCCGGACGCCGTGTGCGTCAGTGTCAGGGTCGTCCTGGCGTTGAAGCGGCTGAGGGTCCAGCCGGCGTTCAGCTTTCCGCCCGCTCGGTCGAAGTCGAACGTGCCCGTCGGCGGCAGGTTCTCCTTCACCACGGCGAGCGCGGTCGGCCGGTCGAAGGCGCGCAGGAGGGTGGCGATGGGCTTGCCGGTGGCGGGGTCCTGGGCGATCCGGTACAGGCCTTCGCCGTGGGCGAGGGTGCCGCCGAGGACGAGCAGGCTCCCATCGGGGCTGTTCGCCACCGAGGCCGCGTGGTCCAGCAGCGGCACGTCCGACGCGCCGTTCACTGACCTCGCGGTGAGCGGGGTGTACGGGTGGGGCGAGGACGCGGTGCCGCCGCCCGGCTTGACCAGCGTCACCCAGTCGCCCACGTGGTGCACCGTCAGGTCGTGCGTCTGCCGGGGCAGCAGCGGGGTGGTGGCCACCGGTGCGTCCGTGGCGCGGGAGAGCACCTGCAGCTGCGGGTTGTCCCCGTACGGGCCGAGCACCCAGGTCAGGTGGTTCGGCGTCACGGCGACCGCGGTGTGGTTCGCCTCCGGGAGGAAGTAGTGGGACGCGGTGATCGTCCCGGTGGCAACGTCCACCGTGCTGAGACGGGCCCGGTAGTAGCCGTTCTGTATGGGCTCCCCGTAGGAGACGGCGAGGCTGTCCGGGCCGGAGGAGTAGCTGAAGTACGGCCTCGAACCCTTGGCCAGGTCGAGCTTGCGGTCCCTGGCCTGGCCGTTCTCCCCCTGGGAGACGAGGTGGAGCTCCTCGGCGCCGCCCGCGGTGGCCGTCATCAGCAGCGACCTGCCCACGACACGGTCCAGCGTGTAGCGGGAGGCGGTGGTGTTGAACGCCGAGGTGTCGATCATCACCGGCCCCGCCGTCCCGCTCATGTCGGTGAGCGTGAACACGGCCCCCTTCTGGGACACGACCAGATCGGTGCCAGCGCTCCCCCAATGGGACCCGGCCGGCAGCACAGTGGTGACACCGTCCGACAGACGCGTCCAGCGGTGCACAGCCGTGCCACCGGTCCCGGTACGGCTGAGCATGCCTGTCTTCCCGGCGCTGAGCAGCACGGAATCGGCGGGTATGGCCAGCGGCGCGACCGCGTCTGCCGTCATCCCGGGCCCCGACTCGGCTGTAGGGGCCGCGAACGACGGAGTGCTCAAGGCACCTGTGCTCAAGGCGACCACGAGGGCAATGGCCGGGCTGAGATGTTTCAAAGGTGGGACCTCCTGTGCTGCGGTGTGGGGGACGTTCACATCACTCACACCAGACTTGTAACAGCCGTTCAAGGTTGTACGGATTCGTATACAGGGCTGCCTGAAGTCGGTTCGGGCCAGGCTCATGCCCCGTACAGTCCTGGGATCCGGCCGTCCGTTGCGTCTGGTGAACGGGAACCGAACGAGTTTCAGATCACCGGACGCGGAGGTGAGTGACTAGACCGCGAGACCAGTGACTGCACAGCCTTGCGGCCTCGGCCGTGTCCTGACGGTCTGGCAGCCCGGTTGGCCCAAGGCCGACCACGCCACTCAGCCGTCGGTCGAATACGCGTACAAGATCTCCAAGACGCAGGCCAACGCCGTCACCACAAAGACGCTCAAGCAGAACGGCGAGTACCGCGTCACACACACGCTGTACGACGGCCTCTTCCGCGAGCGTCAGACGCAGGCCCCGGCCTACGGCACCACCCACACGGTCCTGACCGAGACCCGCTACGACACCCGCGGCTGGGCCTGGAAGAACTTCGCCGCCTACTACGGCGACGTCGCTCCCTCCACCACCCTCTACACCGCGAAGGAGGAGAACCAGGTCAACAACGTCACCAAGAACACCTACGACGGCCTGGGCCGCGTCACCAAGACGGCCTCCTACTACCTCGGCGACTTCAAGTGGGAGACGAACACGGCCTACGACGGTGACCGGGTCACCGTCACGCCGCCGAAGGGCGGAACGGCCACCACGAAGGTGACCGACGCGAGGGGCCGCACGACCCAGCTCACCCAGTACGCCGGCGCGGGACAGACCCAGCCGCAGACCACGACCTACACCTACGGCAAATCCTGCGCGAGGACGCGCAGAAGCAGGGCAAGCGCTACAGCTTCGAGGACGTCCTGCTGATCGCGGAGGTGGTGTCCGTCTCCTCCGCGCGCAAGGACTACGGCGACTGCACCGCCAAGTACGGCCGCTACGGCATCCCCGTCTACCTCGTGGTGGACCCGTACGCGGCGGAGGTCGTCGTCCACACCCAGCCCACCGGCAGCGGCTACATCGCGGCGCACACGCACAAGTACGGCACCGGCAAACTCCCCATCGACCTGGCCGACGGCCGCACCTTCACCCTCGACCTGGACGAACTGCCCCGACCCGAACCGGAGACCGGCGCGCGCTGAGGGGCTCGCCGCCGGCGGCCGGGAATGAGCCGCCGTCTCGGCGGCGGATGGATTACGTAGCGTGACCGCCCGCTGAGTGTGCCTGGCGGGGTCTGTAGGGCCTTGAGCAGGCCCACAGAGTGATGGCGAGCCGCAGGGGGTGGAGTCGACCCGAGATTCGCGGGCGCGGGGGAGCGTGGCGACCGCGGTGCAGCGAACGCTGCACGGTCCTCGATCGAGCGGGATCGAAGGGGGACGTAGTCGGACGCAGGTGGGCGGGTAGGCCGGGACGATACGCAGGGTCTGTCGTTCGGGCACGCGGGCGTAGCTTTTCGGTGGCCTCACTGAAAGCGTCAGTAGGCCGCCAGGTAGACCCGCACGCGATTCTCGGTGACCTCGCCGATGTGGATCTCGATGCCCTGGATATGGCGCCGCCTTGAGTCGCCGACGCAGGGCGGACACGCACTTGTCGTCCGCACGCTCTTGAGCTCTTGCGGTGGGGTGAGCCCGAGGTGTTTGAACCCGTCTCCGCTCAGCGACGAGGAGGACGGGCTTTCCACGGCCAAGGGGTAGTCGGGGTGCAGGTCCTTGGTGATCGCCTCCGCGGCCTGCTCGCTCGTGACGAAGGACAGCAGGTAGACGTTCTCCTGTGGCTGGACCCGTACGGCCCCCTTTACCTCCGTTGCCCCCTGGGGGACCTGGATCTTCATGAATGCCGCCGACTCTTCGGCATCTGCTCCCTTCTTCCAGCTGGGGGAGGGAGCCGTGCGCGTGGCGTGGCCCGAGGGAGCGGATGTACAGCCGCCTAGTGTCAGCCCTGCGGCGAGAGTGGCGGCCGAGGCCAGCAGGAGGGCTCGCGCGGTGCGGCGGAGCTTCATCGGTTCTTCTCCTCGCCTCGGGACACGTCGCCCCGGGTGCCTTCGCGTCCCTGGTCCTCTGGAGTGGTGGTCGGGGGTGTGGAGCTGTTGAGATCGTGGTGGTAGGTGGAGCTGCTGCCCTGCATGTCGAATTCCTGGGCGAACCCCACCTTGTGCAGCCGGCCCATGTCGCCGTCCGAGATATTGATGAGGCCGTCGGCGAAGGGTGTGGACTTGCCGGGGTCCCAGTTGTAGCGGTCCCAGACGTTGACCTGGTAGTCAAGTGAGACCTTGGGTGCGCCGCCGTGAGCGTCCGGGGTGACGGTGACGAACCCGGAGACGTTCTGCGCGTGGGCTCCCACCGCGTGGAACCACTCGTCGCTCTGCAGGTTTGTGTGCCTGGTCCTGCTCTCGACCGGGACGACCACGGTCCTGTCGCCTCCGGCCTCGTGGAACTCGTTCAGTGCCTGCTGCCGCCAGGCGTCCTGGTTCGTACCGACATGTTTGTTCTCGATCTTTGACCGGAAGTCGGAGTCGTCGGCCAGTATCCGGTCCACGTCGAGGTCGAGTGTTTCGCCTGTGCCCCGCAGGTAGTGCAGCATGTTGCGGGAGGCTCCGGTCTCTCCGATGGCGTCGCCGGCCGTCGCGATTGCCAGGGCTCGGGCGTGGAACCAAAGGTCCTCGGGGGTGGGCTCTTCCGCGTCGAACCGTCCGGAGCCGGGGTCGGCGGAATGCCACTGGTACCGCGGGTCCATGATTCCGGCGGATCGGAGTTCGTCGCCCGTCTCCTTCAGCAGGATGCCGCGGGTGACCGGGCCGAGGCTCTGCCACCAGGCGGGGATGTCCTTGCGGTCCTTGGGCATGTTGGCGGCCTTGCCGGCCTCCTCCAGGGACGGATAGGGGCTGTCCTGGGGGTTCCGGTTGAAGCCGTTGAAGGTGCCGTCTATGGGGTCGGAGTCGAGGACGGCGGCATCGAGGGCCACGCGGATGCCGTCGTCGGCGTCGGTGACCGCCTTGACCGCTTGGACGAGCTTTTCGGCCCACTCGTTCGCCTGGGTACGGGCGGTCTGCTGGAAGTCGGGGTCGTGAGCGAACGTCGTACGTTCGCTCTGCGTGAGCTGTGCGGTGTCGAAGGCGACGGTGCCCTGGTCGGAGACGCGCATGCCCGCCTTGACGGCGTCGTCACGGATCGCCTTGACCCGGTTGCGCAGGTCGGTGAGCTGCGTGTGCGCGTCACGGAGGACGCCGGCGACGGCCTTCGCCTCCTTCTGCGCTCCCTGTAGCTCCTTCAGGGTGATGGTGAACCTGTCGTTGGCTGCCTGGGCGCTCAGGCCGATCCAGGACTCGCCGAGCGAGATGCCGTGGACGTCCTTCTCGTACCGCTCCTCCAGCGTCTTGAACCTGGTGGCCATTTCCTCCCACTTGCCCGCGGCGGTGGTGAGTCCGGACAGGTCCGTCGTCAGGACCTCGTGGTATGTCGGCATGTCTCCCCCTCTCCTGGAACCAGTCGGCCGGTCAGATGCCGTTGATCCGCGACTGCCGAGCCAGGCGCGCGGTGGTGTCGAGTTCGTTGTTCTGGAAGCTGATTCCGGTCGCGCTCAGAGCCTGCTTCTCCGAGGCCAGGCGGCCGAGCAACATCCTGACCTGCTTCTCCCAGGTCTCCTGCGCCCTCTTCAGCGCGCTGGACGTGTCCCAGCCGTGGCCGTCCTTCGGCCCGAACTCCTTGACCGCCGCGTTCGTGCTCTCGGCGGCGTGCTTGCCGTCCCGGGTGACCCCCGGCTCCACGTCCTCGCCGCCGCCTTCTTGGCCGCCGGGCTGGAAGCCATGTCCGGCCTGCCGACGCCTCCGCCTCCCGCTCCTGGGGCAACCTGGTTCAGTCGCATCGACGCTGGCTGCTGGGCGGCCGTGCCCGCTTTGATCTGCTCCCATTCATCCCAAGCCATGAATCTCCCCCGCTGATAGTCCCTCAAGTAACTTACGGAACAGAATCGCGCACAGAGAGTTTGATCTGGCCGACGTTGATGGGGTGGCTGAATCACCCCCCCAGCTACCGCACGCTTCCGAAGCGGTGCGGGTGGGAGTCCAGGGCCCGGGCGCCCCTCGCTCGCAGCGCTTCGCGCGGGGAGC includes:
- a CDS encoding FG-GAP-like repeat-containing protein, yielding MSQKGAVFTLTDMSGTAGPVMIDTSAFNTTASRYTLDRVVGRSLLMTATAGGAEELHLVSQGENGQARDRKLDLAKGSRPYFSYSSGPDSLAVSYGEPIQNGYYRARLSTVDVATGTITASHYFLPEANHTAVAVTPNHLTWVLGPYGDNPQLQVLSRATDAPVATTPLLPRQTHDLTVHHVGDWVTLVKPGGGTASSPHPYTPLTARSVNGASDVPLLDHAASVANSPDGSLLVLGGTLAHGEGLYRIAQDPATGKPIATLLRAFDRPTALAVVKENLPPTGTFDFDRAGGKLNAGWTLSRFNARTTLTLTHTASGRTVKIAQEPRDSVTAHSLTWDGLYKDGLPAFNGAYTWTMTATPANGVGLPVERKGSFTLSRAPRPHDFDDNGSPDVLARHWDGTLSSYDIRQIWSLDAYESPYELPIGGGWNTYDRILAAGDLGGTRAGDTVARDKSGVLWLYQGKSGHKTPFAPRTRIGGGWGIYNQLAAGSDVTGDGRPDLLATDKTGVLWLYRSTGNPQTPFATRKKVGGGWGVYNQITATGNLAGAGAGDLVARDRTGVLWLYLGKGDGTFAARTRIGGGWNTYDEIIGIGDVDADGRNDLLASNGYMTDETVLYVYRGTGQWKTPLAPRQSDSVEQRAWLGNLF
- a CDS encoding Uma2 family endonuclease → MSVSSARKDYGDCTAKYGRYGIPVYLVVDPYAAEVVVHTQPTGSGYIAAHTHKYGTGKLPIDLADGRTFTLDLDELPRPEPETGAR